The following are from one region of the Desulfurobacteriaceae bacterium genome:
- the nth gene encoding endonuclease III, whose translation MKDEQIHEVVEILREETKKWNVPVVSLMSQMDRDPFKILIATVLSLRTKDEVTAKASERLFQVADDPYKMLELSEEDISKLIYPVGFYRRKARNIKEICKILVEKYSGKVPDSLEELLELPGVGRKTANLVITLGFGKLGICVDTHVHRISNRLGYVNTKTPEETEFALREKLPKEYWIEINDLLVSLGQHICHPTSPKCSICPIKEYCEKRGVKRSR comes from the coding sequence ATGAAAGACGAGCAAATACACGAAGTAGTTGAGATACTAAGAGAAGAAACAAAGAAGTGGAACGTTCCTGTTGTTTCTTTAATGTCCCAAATGGATAGAGATCCTTTCAAGATACTTATAGCTACAGTTCTCTCTTTGCGAACAAAAGACGAAGTTACAGCTAAAGCTTCTGAGCGTCTCTTTCAAGTAGCAGACGATCCTTACAAAATGCTTGAACTTAGCGAAGAAGATATATCTAAACTTATCTATCCAGTTGGTTTTTATAGGCGAAAAGCAAGGAATATAAAGGAGATATGCAAAATTCTTGTAGAGAAATATAGTGGTAAAGTTCCTGATAGTTTGGAGGAACTTTTAGAATTACCTGGAGTTGGTAGAAAAACGGCCAATCTCGTTATTACACTTGGTTTTGGAAAACTTGGGATTTGTGTTGATACCCATGTTCACAGAATTTCTAACCGTCTTGGCTATGTTAACACGAAAACTCCAGAGGAAACTGAGTTTGCATTGAGAGAAAAACTTCCCAAAGAGTACTGGATAGAAATAAACGATCTTCTTGTGTCATTGGGACAGCACATTTGCCATCCAACTTCTCCAAAGTGTTCCATCTGTCCCATAAAAGAATATTGTGAAAAAAGAGGAGTAAAAAGGAGTAGGTAA